A stretch of the Papaver somniferum cultivar HN1 chromosome 6, ASM357369v1, whole genome shotgun sequence genome encodes the following:
- the LOC113287018 gene encoding F-box/kelch-repeat protein SKIP6-like, whose protein sequence is MGDSPPPPPPTNSNLLIPDFPNDISLQCIARVPHIHHSNLSLVSKSWNSLLRSPHFFDTRFNLNSTQTLLFINVRIHNSSFKWYFFDPKNPKSLFSVPSIPVQSIGSAFVALGHKIYVIGGSINDIPSPSVWVFDSRLKRWELGPRMRVGREFAAAGVVNGRIYVIGGCLIDSWSKSTHWAEVFDPVMGNWEAVSSLIDVKEKWMHGCAVIGDKVYAMADRGGVVYDTKELSWDVVNTEIDLGWRGRATVVDEILFCYDYLGKIRGFDESVGCWRELKGLDSGLHKFLCGATMANVGGNLCVLWERKGMGKEMEIWCAEISIRKGGGELWGSIVWSQVILVVPNGSSVVHCLAVAL, encoded by the coding sequence ATGGGggattcaccaccaccaccaccacccacaaaCTCAAACTTATTGATTCCGGATTTTCCGAATGACATCTCTCTTCAGTGTATAGCTAGAGTACCACACATCCATCACTCAAATCTATCACTAGTTTCAAAATCATGGAACTCACTTCTCCGATCCCCTCATTTCTTCGATACTCGTTTCAATCTCAATTCTACTCAAACCCTTTTATTCATAAACGTCCGTATTCACAATTCATCTTTCAAATGGTATTTTTTTGACCCAAAAAACCCCAAATCCCTTTTCTCTGTTCCTTCAATtccagttcaatcaattggttcaGCTTTTGTTGCACTAGGCCACAAAATCTATGTAATTGGGGGGTCAATTAATGATATCCCATCACCAAGTGTCTGGGTTTTTGATTCTCGTTTGAAAAGATGGGAACTTGGTCCAAGAATGAGAGTGGGGAGAGAGTTCGCAGCTGCTGGGGTTGTGAATGGGAGAATTTATGTTATAGGTGGTTGTTTGATTGATTCATGGTCTAAATCAACTCACTGGGCTGAGGTTTTTGATCCTGTTATGGGAAATTGGGAGGCGGTTTCGAGTCTGATTGATGTTAAGGAGAAATGGATGCATGGGTGTGCTGTAATTGGGGATAAGGTGTATGCAATGGCGGATAGAGGTGGAGTTGTCTATGATACGAAGGAATTATCTTGGGATGTTGTGAATACAGAGATTGATTTAGGGTGGAGAGGGAGAGCTACTGTTGTTGATGAGATTttgttttgttatgattatttagGGAAAATTAGAGGATTTGATGAGAGTGTGGGGTGTTGGAGGGAACTGAAGGGTTTGGATAGTGGGTTGCATAAGTTCTTGTGTGGAGCTACAATGGCTAATGTTGGAGGGAATTTGTGTGTTCTGTGGGAAAGAAAGGGTATGGGGAAGGAAATGGAGATTTGGTGTGCTGAAATTTCGATCCGGAAAGGTGGTGGTGAGTTATGGGGTTCCATTGTTTGGTCACAAGTGATTCTTGTGGTTCCGAACGGCTCTTCAGTTGTACATTGCTTGGCTGTTGCATTGTGA
- the LOC113287017 gene encoding purine permease 3-like, which yields MDTSTMNIETPETLGPNQNHVEETRKARNWPLIIINCALVFCGVIGGPLLMRLYYLHGGSRKWLSSCLQTAGFPVLLFPLIFLYIKSKPSMQKNDQSCSFFMEPMVFVWSAIIGIVFGVSNFMYALGLSYLPVSTSIILFATQLCFTAFFAWLIVKQKFTAFIINAVIVMTLGSVLLGINTDGDRPIGVSKAQYLLGFLLTLAAAALTGLGMPFVELALSKATRNITYSTLLQFQIILGLFGTGLNVIGMLINKDFQAIPREADEFELGKGKYYMIIILTALTWQLASLGSLGIILYTNALFNGIYTSVLVPFTEVGAVIFFHESFTGLKGMALALCLWGFSSYFYGEYKMMNKVGNNDSTHEETEKVENET from the exons ATGGATACCTCCACAATGAACATTGAAACACCAGAGACTCTAGGACCAAACCAAAATCATGTAGAAGAAACAAGAAAAGCCAGAAACTGGCCGTTAATCATTATTAATTGTGCCTTAGTTTTTTGTGGTGTTATAGGAGGTCCTCTTTTAATGAGATTATATTATCTTCATGGTGGTAGTCGTAAATGGCTGAGTAGTTGTTTGCAAACTGCTGGTTTTCCAGTTCTCTTATTTCCTCTCATTTTTCTCTATATTAAATCGAAACCTTCAATGCAAAAGAACGATCAAAGTTGTTCCTTCTTTATGGAACCTATGGTGTTCGTTTGGAGTGCCATAATTGGAATTGTGTTTGGTGTTTCTAATTTCATGTACGCATTGGGTTTATCTTATCTTCCAGTgtcaacttcaataattctctttGCAACTCAGCTGTGTTTTACAGCATTTTTTGCATGGTTGATTGTGAAACAAAAATTTACAGCATTTATTATAAATGCAGTGATTGTAATGACACTAGGATCGGTCTTATTGGGTATTAATACGGATGGGGATAGACCAATTGGGGTATCAAAAGCTCAGTATTTATTGGGGTTTCTTTTAACATTGGCTGCTGCTGCTTTAACTGGCCTCGGGATGCCTTTTGTTGAGCTTGCTCTCAGTAAAGCAACCAGAAATATTACATATTCGACTTTGTTGCAGTTTCAAATCATTCTTGGCCTGTTTGGAACCGGCTTAAATGTCATTGGGATGCTAATAAACAAAGATTTTCAG GCTATACCCAGAGAAGCAGACGAGTTCGAGCTCGGGAAAGGCAAGTATTATATGATAATAATCTTGACTGCATTAACATGGCAACTAGCGTCTCTTGGTAGCCTAGGCATCATTTTATACACAAACGCTCTTTTCAACGGTATATACACATCAGTTCTCGTCCCCTTCACCGAAGTAGGCGCCGTCATATTTTTCCACGAGAGTTTCACAGGATTAAAAGGAATGGCATTGGCATTATGTCTCTGGGGTTTCTCTTCCTACTTTTATGGAGAGTACAAGATGATGAATAAAGTGGGAAATAATGACAGTACACACGAGGAAACCGAGAAAGTTGAGAATGAAACATGA
- the LOC113285469 gene encoding uncharacterized protein LOC113285469, producing the protein MTTIRKEKRKKRSIKVTISSEPTPQPRHGKLFGANANNTSEIGVDRVSEGVLAISGGNVGGVSGGNEGLAVTGGNEGEVSGRDISGVDVAGGNEGGVVAGGNEGGVVTEVGTSNGPALDKGKSVVEEDKKDEKKKYLPKDSALDIIDIMVILPPKKNERPWGAPRDRSVLIGYQSSWAARVCATKFPNKEVPRLSTNNQSFGRWRVSIQSIHMW; encoded by the exons ATGACAACAATAAG aaaagaaaagaggaagaaaagatCAATAAAAGTAACAATTTCTAGTGAGCCCACTCCGCAACCTCGTCACGGAAAATTATTTGGTGCAAACGCAAATAATACAAGTGAAATTGGAGTTGATAGAGTAAGTGAAGGTGTACTTGCTATTAGTGGAGGAAATGTAGGTGGAGTTTCTGGAGGAAATGAAGGCCTTGCTGttactggaggaaatgaaggtgaaGTTTCTGGAAGAGATATAAGTGGAGTTGATGTtgctggaggaaatgaaggtggagttgttgctggaggaaatgaaggtggagttgTTACTGAAGTTGGCACTTCTAATGGTCCTGCTCTTGATAAAGGTAAATCAGTGGTTGAGGAGGACAAGAAGGATGAAAAGAAGAAGTATCTACCAAAGGATAGTGCATTAGATATCATTGATATTATGGTGATTTTACCTCCCAAGAAGAATGAGAGACCTTGGGGTGCGCCAAGAGATCGTTCCGTCTTGATTGGTTACCAGTCATCATGGGCTGCTAGAGTCTGTGCaacaaag TTTCCCAATAAAGAGGTTCCTAGACTAAGCACCAACAACCAAAGTTTTGGTCGTTGGAGGGTGAGCATCCAAAGCATCCATATGTGGTAG
- the LOC113285470 gene encoding uncharacterized protein LOC113285470 isoform X2, whose translation MLKDLSFGGLSEIKNSEEKESPTGEIYRPDVFLKTHKVTPDDNTSSSKSMAAAKLALVKEEYDKDPSAQKCLGTDAVTKVARREAQCAERESEKRSFEKHSWMLKDRKTTLEYMIRSLIALVSRILGS comes from the exons ATgttaaaagatttatcttttggGGGATTATCAGAGATCAAAAACAGCGAG GAAAAAGAAAGTCCCACTGGTGAGATATATAGGCCAGACGTGTTTTTGAAGACACATAAAGTCACCCCAGATGATAATACGTCATCTTCTAAATCAATGGCAGCTGCAAAATTA GCATTGGTGAAGGAGGAATATGATAAAGATCCTTCAGCACAGAAGTGTTTGGGAACCGACGCTGTTACCAAG GTTGCAAGAAGAGAAGCACAATGTGCGGAAAGAGAATCAGAAAAACGAAGCTTTGAAAAACACAGTTGGATGCTGAAAGACAGGAAAACAACACTGGAATACATGATCAGATCTCTAATAGCTCTTGTCAGCAG AATATTGGGGTCCTAG
- the LOC113285470 gene encoding uncharacterized protein LOC113285470 isoform X1, with amino-acid sequence MLKDLSFGGLSEIKNSEVYLFYAYLQEKESPTGEIYRPDVFLKTHKVTPDDNTSSSKSMAAAKLALVKEEYDKDPSAQKCLGTDAVTKVARREAQCAERESEKRSFEKHSWMLKDRKTTLEYMIRSLIALVSRILGS; translated from the exons ATgttaaaagatttatcttttggGGGATTATCAGAGATCAAAAACAGCGAGGTATATCTTTTTTATGCTTATCTACAG GAAAAAGAAAGTCCCACTGGTGAGATATATAGGCCAGACGTGTTTTTGAAGACACATAAAGTCACCCCAGATGATAATACGTCATCTTCTAAATCAATGGCAGCTGCAAAATTA GCATTGGTGAAGGAGGAATATGATAAAGATCCTTCAGCACAGAAGTGTTTGGGAACCGACGCTGTTACCAAG GTTGCAAGAAGAGAAGCACAATGTGCGGAAAGAGAATCAGAAAAACGAAGCTTTGAAAAACACAGTTGGATGCTGAAAGACAGGAAAACAACACTGGAATACATGATCAGATCTCTAATAGCTCTTGTCAGCAG AATATTGGGGTCCTAG